The DNA sequence GCTCCATGCCGATCTGGACCATCTCGCTCGGATGCGAGATGCGGCCCCACGACATGTCGGTGATGTGGAGCAGGCCGTCGACGCCACCGAGATCGATGAACGCGCCGAAGTCGGTGATGTTCTTGACGACGCCCTTCCGCACCTGATCCTTCGCGAGCTCCTTCATGAGCTTCTCGCGCTTGCCCGCGCGTTCGGTCTCGAGGATCACGCGACGCGACACCACGATGTTGCGGCGACGCTTGTTGAGCTTGATGATCTTGAACTCGTACTTCTGGCCCAGGAGCTCGTCGATGTTCGGCACGCGACGCAGCGCGATCTGCGAACCCGGGAGGAACGCGTCGACGCCCATGAGGTCGACGACGACACCGCCCTTGATCTTCTTGACGAGCGTGCCTTCCACCGGCTGATCGTTCTCGTACGCGACGCGGATCCGCTCCCACACGCGCATGAAGTCGGCCTTCTTCTTCGAGAGGACGACCGAGCCTTCCTGGTCCTCGAGGTGCTCGAGGAGGACTTCGACTTCATCGCCCGCCTTGAGGTCGGGCATGTCCTTGAATTCTTCGAGCGGGATCGTGCCTTCGCTCTTGAAGCCGATGTCGAGGACGACAAGGTTCTCGCGGATCTCCAGAACGCGCGACTTGACGATCTCACCCTCTTCGATCGACGCCAGCGTCCCGTTGTACAGCTCCATCATCCGCTCGTACTCGTCCGACGAGAACTCGTCTTCTTCGTAGAGCTCGGGGCGGCGGTTCGCGAGGGGGCGGAGCTGGCTCTTCTGCAGATCGCGCTTTTCGCGCGCGGTCAGCTTGCCATAGATCGGCGCGTCATCGTTGTCCATCTCGGCCTGCGCGGCTGCGATCTCGGCGGCGAGCTCGGGGCTCAGTTCGGTGCTCATGTGGTGTGGGTTCTCCAGACTCGCGGAACGTCTCCCGCCGCGAACGGGATGAGGGTTGAAAAAGGCCATGTAAATGGCGGGAACCCATGAACATAGGGGAACCCGCCGGCCAGTTCAACCCGTCGACCGGAGCCTGTCCCGGGTCGCCTTCGCCAGCGCCACGATCCGCTCCACCTGCTCTTCCTGCGTCACGGTGGTGGTATCGATCGTCACCGCGTCGCGCGCCGGGGCGCTTTGGGTGGCATCCTGGGCGTCCCGGGCCACCAGCGCCTCGGTTTCCTCGGCGATCTTGGCGTCGGTCGGGCGCCGGCCGAGGCGCTGAATGAGCCGGCGTCGCGCCCGCTCCCAGCTATCCGCAATCAGGAAGATCTTCAGGGCGGCATTGGGAAAGACCGCCGTGCCGATGTCCCGTCCGTCCACGACCACGTCCACGGCCGCGCCCGCGGCGCGGACCTGCTCGTTCACCCACTGCCGGATGGCGGGCATTTGGGCGACGCGGGACACCTGGCGAGTGACCGGCGTATCCCGGAGCTCTTCGTCCCGGGCCTCGCCGTCGACCTGCGGGAGGACGGAACGGTCAGTCAGCCGCCAGCTGATGCGCCCGGCCAGGGCCAATAACTGTTCCGGCGTCCACGATTCCGGCGCGACACCACTGGTCAGCCCCAGCCACGTCACCGCGCGGTAGAACGCGCCCGAGTCCACATGCCGCACGTCGAGTCGCTGGGCGACCCACTGCGCGGTCGAACTCTTCCCCGATGCCGCCGGGCCGTCGATCGCAATCACCAGCGGCACGCGCGCCGGCGCCGCGGGGGCGTCGGGGAGCACCGGACCAATCGCGGTCGCGAGGTCGCGCCAGAAGGTCGGATACGAGACACTGACGCATCCCGGATCATCGATCGTGATGCGATTCCCCGGGAGCGCGCCCAGGACCCCGAACGCCATCGCCAAGCGATGATCGCCGTGCGTCACCACATGACCGGCGAGCGGCGCCGCCGTGCCGGTGATGCGCATGCCATCGGGAAACTCTTCGGCGTTGGCGCCGATCGCGCGGAGGTTGTCCACCACCGCGCGGATGCGATCGCTCTCCTTGACGCGCAACTCGTGGGCGTCGCGGATGTACGTGTCACCCGTACCGCGCGTGGCCAGGCAGGCGATCATCGGCAGCTCGTCAATGCAGCGCGGAATCTCGGCGCCACCGATCTCGGTGCCGCGCAGCGCCGACGGCGTCACCACGAGGCTGCCGATGCGTTCACCGCCCACGTCGCGGACGTCGGTTTCGGTGATGCTCGCGCCCATCCGACGCAGCACATCGAACGCGCCCGTGCGCGTGGGGTTCAGGCAGACATTCTCGAGGGTCAGTTCCCCGCCTGTCGCCATCGCCGCGAGCGCGACAAAGAACGTGGCCGACGACGGATCCGACGGGACGATGACATCGGCCGGCGCGATCGTCTGCGCGGCAGCCAACTCCACGCGCCCGTCGTGCACCGCCAGCTGCACGTTCCGCGCACGAAGCATGCGCTCGGAATGGTCGCGCGATGGCGTGGGCTCCTCGATGGTGACCGCCACGCCACTCGCCAGCCCGGCGAGGAGCAGCGCGCCTTTCACCTGGGCACTCGCCGTGTGATTCACGAAGTGGAGGGGCGAGAGCGCCGCGCCGTGCACCTCCATCGGCAGTCCGTCGTGTCCGGGCGCCCCCAGGAACGCAATCTGCGCTCCCATGCCGGTGAGCGGCCCCGCCACGCGCCGCATGGGGCGGCGGCTCAAGCTGGCATCGCCTTCGAAACGCGCCACGACGCCCGGCAGACCGGCGACCAACCCGGTCAGCAGCCGCGTCGTGGTGCCGCTGTTGGCGCAATCGAGCGCATGCGCCGGTGAGTGCAGCGCGCGCACTCCCGCGCCCTGCACCACGAAATCGTCGCTCAACGCGGGAATTTCCGCGCCCATCGCTCGTAGCGCCGCCGCCGTCGCCTGCACATCGGCCGACGCGAGAATGTCGCGAATGCGCGACGCGCCGCTCGCCATGGCCGCAAAGATGAGCGCCCGGTGGCTGATCGACTTGTCACCGGGGGCGCGAATGCGCCCCCGCACCACCAGCGGCACGGCGTCGGTCAACGCAACCAGGCCTCGAGTGCGGTGGCGGCATCGGTCTTGTCGTCGCGGTACTTCACGATGACCGGTGTCTGCAGCGACAACCCTTGCGCCTCACCAAACGCGGACGTCACGCGCCGCGCCCCCGGCACCACCACGGCCCCTTCGGGAATGACGAGCGGTGAGTCGGCGCTCGCGCGATGCACCGTCTCCTTTACCAGATCGTACACCGGCGTGCCGCGCGTGAGAATCACCCCGGCGCCCAGCACGGCCTTGGCCTTCACCACGGTGCCTTCGTACACACCGCAATTGCCGCCCACGATCACGTCGTCTTCAATGACGACCGGCGAGGCATTGATCGGTTCCAGTACGCCACCGATCTGTGCGGCTGCGCTGAGGTGGACGCGCTCGCCAATCTGCGCACAGCTCCCGACCAGGGCGTGCGAATCGACCATCGTGCCGCGCCCAACGTACGCGCCCACGTTGATGTACGCGGGTGGCATGCACACCACGTTCGGCGAGAGATACGACCCGCGCCGTACCGTCGTGCCGCCCGGCACGATGCGCACCTGATGCTCCACGCGAAACTCACGCGTGGGATACGTGTGCTTGTCGAGGAAGCTGAAGGCGCCCGCATTCCCCATCTCCACCACTTTGCCGAGGCGGAAGCCGAGCAGGATCGCACGCTTTACCCAGGGCACGGCGTGCCAGGTGCCCTGCGCATCCCGCTGCGCTGCGCGGATCTCGCCGCGCTCGAGCAGCGAAATCGCATGATCGAAGAGGTGCTGCGCGTCGTGCACCAGCGGTGCCCCACCATCGAGCAGGAGGGGATCGTTGAAACGCGCTTCGAGGTCGGCGAGCGTGAAAGCCATGGGTCGGACTCGAGAAGAGACGAGGACGCGTACGGTACGCGGAACCCGCGTTAGGGGAGCGAGATGCCGGCGGCGCTCAGCGTGGCACGCACGGCAGGGCGATGCGTGTCGGCAAGCGGAACCAGCGGCAAGCGCAGGACATCCTGCATCTTGCCCATCATGGCGAGCATGGCCTTCGCGGGAATCGGGTTGCTCTCCACAAAACAGGCGTCGGTCACCGGGGCGAGCTGCGCATCGAGCGCGCGGGCCGCGGCGAGATCGCCGCGGGCCATCGCCGCACACAGTTGCGCCACGGCCTTTGGCATGACGTTGGACACGACCGAGATGATGCCGTCACCACCGTGCGCCATGACCGACAGCGTCAGTCCATCGTCGCCCGACAGCACCGTGAAGTGCGCTGGCCGGTGGCGAATGATCGTCGCAATCTGCGCCATGTTGCCGGAGGCTTCCTTCACCGCCACAAAGCGCGGATCCGCGGCCAGCTCGAGGCACGTCTTCGCTTCGAGATTGACCGCCGTGCGCCCGGGCACGTTGTAGATCACGATCGGCAGGTCGCACGCATCCGCGATCGCGCGAAAGTGCGCCAGGAGCGCACGCTGCG is a window from the Gemmatimonadaceae bacterium genome containing:
- the aroA gene encoding 3-phosphoshikimate 1-carboxyvinyltransferase yields the protein MTDAVPLVVRGRIRAPGDKSISHRALIFAAMASGASRIRDILASADVQATAAALRAMGAEIPALSDDFVVQGAGVRALHSPAHALDCANSGTTTRLLTGLVAGLPGVVARFEGDASLSRRPMRRVAGPLTGMGAQIAFLGAPGHDGLPMEVHGAALSPLHFVNHTASAQVKGALLLAGLASGVAVTIEEPTPSRDHSERMLRARNVQLAVHDGRVELAAAQTIAPADVIVPSDPSSATFFVALAAMATGGELTLENVCLNPTRTGAFDVLRRMGASITETDVRDVGGERIGSLVVTPSALRGTEIGGAEIPRCIDELPMIACLATRGTGDTYIRDAHELRVKESDRIRAVVDNLRAIGANAEEFPDGMRITGTAAPLAGHVVTHGDHRLAMAFGVLGALPGNRITIDDPGCVSVSYPTFWRDLATAIGPVLPDAPAAPARVPLVIAIDGPAASGKSSTAQWVAQRLDVRHVDSGAFYRAVTWLGLTSGVAPESWTPEQLLALAGRISWRLTDRSVLPQVDGEARDEELRDTPVTRQVSRVAQMPAIRQWVNEQVRAAGAAVDVVVDGRDIGTAVFPNAALKIFLIADSWERARRRLIQRLGRRPTDAKIAEETEALVARDAQDATQSAPARDAVTIDTTTVTQEEQVERIVALAKATRDRLRSTG
- a CDS encoding 2,3,4,5-tetrahydropyridine-2,6-dicarboxylate N-succinyltransferase, which produces MAFTLADLEARFNDPLLLDGGAPLVHDAQHLFDHAISLLERGEIRAAQRDAQGTWHAVPWVKRAILLGFRLGKVVEMGNAGAFSFLDKHTYPTREFRVEHQVRIVPGGTTVRRGSYLSPNVVCMPPAYINVGAYVGRGTMVDSHALVGSCAQIGERVHLSAAAQIGGVLEPINASPVVIEDDVIVGGNCGVYEGTVVKAKAVLGAGVILTRGTPVYDLVKETVHRASADSPLVIPEGAVVVPGARRVTSAFGEAQGLSLQTPVIVKYRDDKTDAATALEAWLR
- the dapA gene encoding 4-hydroxy-tetrahydrodipicolinate synthase, whose amino-acid sequence is MSPTARLTGCGTALCTPFTAAGALDEAALRAFVEWQVTEGVHMVIPCGSTGEAVTLSPAEHRRVVEITVEQVNGRVPVIAGAGSNDTQRAIATSREMKAVGATHLLHVTPMYNKPPQRALLAHFRAIADACDLPIVIYNVPGRTAVNLEAKTCLELAADPRFVAVKEASGNMAQIATIIRHRPAHFTVLSGDDGLTLSVMAHGGDGIISVVSNVMPKAVAQLCAAMARGDLAAARALDAQLAPVTDACFVESNPIPAKAMLAMMGKMQDVLRLPLVPLADTHRPAVRATLSAAGISLP